A stretch of Ligilactobacillus faecis DNA encodes these proteins:
- a CDS encoding N-acetylmuramoyl-L-alanine amidase: MAQARGKLPTNFKVLLVLLLLLSSILGYRTYKYFGQLSVQTTSATLKKGPGVEYRSLSPLKKNQRLTVLKSKYHWLYVKTDDDQTGWIADWMISDDYKLPVNDLSEATIVIDPGHGGYDSGATSNQEKKEEKAYTLAYAKALAAKLRKAKAKVYLTRSDDSFISLSKRPALADQVHADAFISFHFDSSPTENTASGFTTYYYHKNSLKLAQTLNKEFGAIGLENRGVEVGNFLVVRDINEPAVLLEMGYINSDRDFEQISSNSYKDTVIDDVYTGLEKYFSNQKMTGERP; the protein is encoded by the coding sequence ATGGCGCAAGCCCGTGGTAAACTGCCGACCAACTTCAAAGTTCTTTTAGTACTACTTTTGTTGCTCAGTTCTATTTTAGGTTACCGCACTTATAAATATTTTGGCCAGTTAAGTGTTCAAACGACTTCTGCCACGCTAAAAAAAGGACCTGGAGTTGAATACCGCTCTTTAAGTCCACTTAAAAAAAATCAACGCTTGACTGTTTTGAAAAGTAAATATCACTGGCTCTACGTTAAAACAGATGACGATCAGACAGGTTGGATCGCTGATTGGATGATCTCCGATGATTATAAACTGCCAGTCAATGATCTATCCGAAGCTACGATCGTGATCGATCCTGGACATGGTGGATATGATTCAGGCGCAACTTCGAACCAAGAGAAAAAAGAAGAAAAGGCTTATACTTTGGCGTATGCCAAAGCCTTAGCTGCTAAATTACGCAAAGCTAAAGCCAAAGTCTACTTGACACGTAGCGATGACTCATTCATCTCATTGAGCAAGCGCCCAGCCTTAGCTGATCAAGTCCATGCTGACGCCTTTATCAGTTTCCACTTTGATTCATCACCAACTGAAAATACGGCTTCAGGCTTCACCACCTATTATTACCATAAAAACTCACTTAAACTCGCTCAAACTTTAAATAAAGAGTTTGGCGCGATCGGGCTTGAGAATCGTGGTGTTGAAGTTGGCAACTTTTTAGTTGTTCGTGATATCAATGAGCCTGCGGTTTTACTTGAGATGGGCTACATTAACTCAGATCGTGATTTTGAACAGATCAGCTCAAACAGCTATAAAGACACCGTGATCGATGATGTTTATACTGGCCTTGAAAAATATTTCAGTAACCAAAAAATGACTGGAGAACGGCCGTAA
- the pyrH gene encoding UMP kinase — protein sequence MSDIKYKRVVMKLSGEALAGELGQGINPPEIRKVAEEIKEVHDLGVEIAIVVGGGNMWRGESGAQMGMERAQADYIGMLGTVMNALALQDNLESIGVPTRVQTAIEMRQVAEPYIRRKAMRHLEKGRIVIFAAGTGSPYFSTDTTSALRASEINADVILMAKNGVDGIYSADPKKDTSATKYDRLTHMEIINKGLQVMDTTASSLSMDNNIPLVVFNMNERGNIKRVVLGETIGTTVEGK from the coding sequence ATGTCTGACATTAAATATAAGCGCGTTGTGATGAAACTTAGTGGAGAGGCGTTGGCAGGTGAGCTAGGTCAAGGGATCAACCCACCAGAGATCCGGAAAGTAGCTGAAGAGATCAAAGAAGTCCATGACTTAGGCGTTGAGATCGCGATCGTTGTCGGTGGTGGCAATATGTGGCGTGGTGAATCTGGTGCGCAAATGGGTATGGAACGTGCTCAAGCTGATTACATCGGCATGCTTGGAACAGTTATGAATGCCTTGGCTTTGCAAGATAACTTAGAATCGATCGGTGTACCTACTCGAGTTCAAACTGCGATCGAGATGCGACAAGTAGCAGAACCTTATATCCGGCGCAAAGCAATGCGTCATTTAGAAAAAGGACGGATCGTGATCTTTGCTGCTGGTACAGGTTCACCATATTTTTCAACTGATACGACTTCCGCTTTACGAGCTTCTGAGATCAATGCTGATGTGATCTTGATGGCTAAAAACGGGGTAGATGGGATCTACTCAGCTGATCCAAAAAAAGATACGTCAGCAACTAAATATGATCGTTTGACGCATATGGAGATCATCAACAAAGGTCTCCAAGTCATGGATACGACAGCTTCGTCACTTTCAATGGACAATAACATCCCACTTGTTGTTTTCAACATGAATGAACGTGGGAATATCAAGCGCGTCGTTTTAGGTGAAACGATCGGAACAACAGTTGAAGGGAAGTAA
- the frr gene encoding ribosome recycling factor — protein MKITDPMILPYQEKMTKAEEALQRELGTIRAGVANASLLNRISVEYYGAPTPLNQMAQITVPEARVLLITPYDKSSLKDIEHALLASDLGIAPINDGSVIRLVVPQLTEERRKELAKQVKATSEKGKVAVRNVRREMMDALKKAQKNGELTEDQLHDLEDVAQKVTDNSIKNIENITAEKEKEVLAG, from the coding sequence ATGAAAATTACAGATCCAATGATCTTACCATATCAAGAAAAGATGACTAAAGCAGAAGAAGCTTTACAACGTGAATTAGGTACGATCCGAGCAGGGGTAGCTAATGCAAGTTTACTCAACCGTATCAGTGTGGAGTATTATGGCGCACCTACACCTTTGAATCAAATGGCGCAGATCACCGTTCCAGAGGCACGTGTGTTATTGATCACACCATATGATAAATCTTCACTAAAAGACATCGAGCATGCATTATTAGCTTCTGATCTTGGGATCGCACCGATCAACGATGGCTCTGTGATCCGTTTAGTCGTACCTCAATTGACAGAAGAACGTCGAAAAGAATTGGCTAAGCAAGTTAAAGCGACATCTGAAAAAGGCAAAGTTGCTGTTAGAAACGTTCGTCGTGAAATGATGGATGCTTTGAAAAAAGCTCAAAAAAATGGTGAGCTAACTGAAGATCAACTACACGATCTTGAAGATGTTGCACAAAAAGTGACAGATAACTCGATCAAAAATATTGAAAATATTACAGCGGAAAAGGAAAAAGAAGTTCTTGCTGGTTAA
- a CDS encoding isoprenyl transferase → MFSDLFKTKRHNDQDHLDKTKIPAHIAIIMDGNGRWAKKRGLPRVAGHKQGMETVKEITKAASDLGVKVLTLYAFSTENWKRPTDEVGFLMDLPVKFFNTFVPELIEKNVRVNVMGYIDALPKATKKAVFDAIEQTKDNTGMVLNFALNYGSRAEITSAIKEIVCAVQKGELTEAQITEEIVSKQLMTAPLAPYDEPELLIRTSGEERISNFLLWQIAYSELVFTDVLWPDFSEKDLKESILCFQQRDRRFGGLKNK, encoded by the coding sequence ATGTTTTCTGATCTTTTTAAAACAAAGCGTCATAATGACCAAGATCATCTGGATAAAACAAAGATCCCAGCGCATATTGCGATCATTATGGATGGAAATGGACGTTGGGCCAAAAAAAGAGGCCTTCCACGCGTAGCCGGACATAAACAAGGGATGGAAACTGTCAAAGAGATCACTAAAGCCGCTAGTGACCTTGGCGTTAAGGTCTTGACACTATACGCTTTTTCAACTGAAAATTGGAAGCGTCCGACCGATGAAGTCGGATTTTTGATGGATCTTCCAGTCAAATTTTTTAATACGTTCGTACCTGAGTTGATCGAAAAAAATGTGCGTGTCAATGTGATGGGATATATCGATGCTTTACCAAAGGCAACTAAAAAAGCTGTTTTTGATGCGATCGAACAAACAAAAGATAATACTGGGATGGTCTTGAATTTTGCTTTGAATTACGGAAGTCGAGCCGAGATCACAAGTGCGATCAAAGAGATCGTTTGTGCAGTTCAAAAAGGCGAACTGACTGAAGCTCAGATCACCGAAGAGATCGTCTCTAAACAGCTGATGACAGCGCCGTTAGCTCCGTATGATGAGCCTGAACTTTTGATCCGGACAAGTGGTGAAGAACGGATCTCTAACTTTTTACTTTGGCAGATCGCATATAGTGAATTAGTCTTTACTGATGTCTTATGGCCTGATTTTTCAGAAAAAGACTTAAAAGAAAGTATCTTGTGCTTTCAACAGCGCGATCGACGCTTTGGTGGCTTGAAAAATAAATAA
- a CDS encoding phosphatidate cytidylyltransferase has product MKQRVVTAVVALLVFLPLLYFGGLPFDILVVAMALIAMAEFLIMKKKLLVSFEALLSFLAIISVLVPVFWAGFLTQDTLGGSFYFVALLMLLYTVLSKNRFSFDDAGVLLLGALYAGLGFRFMILARAESLWMMLYALLIVWVTDSGAYLIGRKLGKNKLAPHISPNKTWEGSVGGTLSAVVLVGIYLFFVQNYVPQAFAYNYQTMLLLTALFSIGGQLGDLIESAFKRYYGVKDSGKILPGHGGILDRFDSLLFVLPLMHFTGLI; this is encoded by the coding sequence ATGAAACAACGTGTTGTAACTGCGGTCGTGGCTTTACTAGTCTTTTTGCCACTCTTATATTTTGGAGGACTTCCTTTTGACATTTTAGTAGTCGCAATGGCACTTATTGCGATGGCAGAATTTTTGATCATGAAAAAGAAATTGTTAGTTTCTTTTGAAGCACTGCTTTCGTTTTTAGCGATCATAAGTGTGCTAGTTCCGGTTTTTTGGGCCGGTTTTTTGACTCAAGATACGTTAGGTGGAAGTTTTTATTTTGTGGCGCTGTTGATGCTTTTGTATACTGTGCTCTCCAAAAATCGTTTTTCGTTTGATGATGCAGGAGTTTTATTATTAGGCGCACTTTATGCAGGTCTAGGCTTTCGCTTTATGATCTTAGCACGCGCTGAAAGTCTTTGGATGATGCTTTATGCGCTTTTGATCGTTTGGGTCACTGACAGTGGTGCTTATTTGATCGGACGTAAATTAGGTAAAAATAAATTGGCTCCGCATATCAGCCCTAACAAAACGTGGGAAGGATCAGTTGGAGGCACATTGAGTGCGGTAGTTTTAGTAGGTATCTATCTTTTCTTTGTGCAAAATTATGTTCCCCAAGCTTTTGCGTACAATTATCAAACGATGCTACTACTGACAGCTCTCTTTTCGATCGGAGGTCAGTTGGGGGATCTGATCGAATCAGCTTTTAAACGTTACTATGGTGTTAAAGATTCAGGTAAGATCTTACCTGGACATGGTGGGATCTTAGATCGGTTTGATTCCTTGCTCTTTGTTTTACCTTTGATGCATTTTACTGGCTTGATCTAA
- the rseP gene encoding RIP metalloprotease RseP produces MITTIITFIIVFGLLVFVHEFGHYYFAKRSGILVREFAIGMGPKIFSYRKNGTTYTIRILPLGGYVSMAGLEEDTEELQKGMPVSLILDANGSVSKINTSQKVTLEAGIPVELLDWDLSTPDDLWIEGYENGEEDQVKRFKVAHDALLIGKDGLALQIAPADVRFQAASLPARMMTNFAGPMNNFILAIILFALIALLQGGVKQATNTIGQVQENSIAKKAGLKAGDTITAINGEKTSTWQDVATKIQPAASKELKLTVKRADQTKTVSVTPKTKTVNGQKVGQIGIIAKEKIDRSPLAIVTYGFTQTWFVIKQIGNALVSMFHGFSLNDLGGPVAMFSLTSQASESGIVSVITLTALLSVNLGILNLLPIPALDGGKLLLNIIEAIRRKPLAPEKEMIITMIGFAFLMILMFLVTWNDIQRYFLR; encoded by the coding sequence ATGATAACGACAATCATTACGTTTATTATCGTTTTTGGACTGCTAGTTTTTGTTCATGAATTTGGACACTATTACTTTGCAAAAAGATCGGGGATCTTAGTCCGTGAATTTGCGATCGGAATGGGTCCAAAGATCTTTAGTTACCGTAAAAATGGGACAACTTATACGATCCGGATCTTACCTCTAGGTGGTTATGTCAGCATGGCAGGGCTTGAGGAAGACACAGAAGAATTGCAAAAAGGGATGCCCGTTAGTTTGATCTTAGATGCCAATGGAAGTGTAAGTAAGATCAATACAAGTCAAAAAGTAACTTTAGAGGCTGGGATCCCTGTTGAATTGCTCGATTGGGATCTAAGTACACCAGATGATCTTTGGATCGAAGGCTATGAAAATGGTGAAGAAGATCAAGTTAAACGCTTTAAAGTTGCTCATGATGCATTGCTTATTGGTAAAGATGGGTTAGCTTTGCAGATAGCTCCAGCTGACGTCAGATTTCAAGCTGCTTCTTTGCCTGCTAGAATGATGACAAATTTTGCTGGACCGATGAATAACTTTATTTTAGCGATCATTTTATTTGCGTTGATCGCTTTATTACAAGGTGGCGTCAAACAAGCAACAAACACGATCGGACAAGTCCAAGAAAATTCGATCGCTAAAAAAGCTGGCCTCAAAGCGGGTGATACGATCACCGCGATCAATGGCGAAAAAACGTCAACTTGGCAAGATGTTGCAACAAAGATCCAACCAGCAGCAAGTAAAGAGCTCAAATTGACAGTCAAACGAGCAGATCAGACTAAAACAGTTTCTGTTACACCTAAAACTAAAACTGTCAATGGACAAAAGGTCGGACAGATTGGTATAATTGCTAAGGAAAAAATCGATCGCTCTCCGTTAGCGATCGTAACCTATGGTTTTACGCAAACTTGGTTTGTTATAAAACAGATCGGAAACGCGCTCGTTTCAATGTTCCATGGTTTTAGCTTAAATGATCTAGGTGGACCAGTGGCGATGTTTTCTTTGACGTCACAAGCTTCTGAATCTGGGATCGTGAGTGTGATCACTTTGACGGCTTTGCTTTCTGTCAACTTAGGGATCTTGAATCTTTTACCGATCCCTGCTTTAGATGGTGGTAAGCTATTATTGAATATCATTGAAGCGATCCGGCGCAAACCGCTGGCGCCAGAAAAAGAAATGATCATCACGATGATCGGTTTTGCTTTCTTGATGATCTTGATGTTTTTAGTTACCTGGAACGATATTCAACGCTATTTCCTAAGATAA
- a CDS encoding proline--tRNA ligase gives MKQSKMLIPTLKEVPSDAEAKSHQLMLRAGYIKQVTAGVYAYLPLAYRVLQNIEAIIRKEMDKIDAVEMLVPGVLPAELWEESGRYKTYGANLFKLKDRHERDFILGPTHEETFTKIIKDAIKTYKKLPLTVYQIQMKYRDESRPRFGLLRGREFLMLDDYSFHTDMDSLDKTYRDMDKAYQQIFEQVGLDFRGIIADSGAMGGKDSKEFMAIAPIGEDTVVYSDSSDYAANLEMAKNLRINKKSHESVKELEKVATPNAKTIDEVAAFLGSEPEQAIKTLVFIADEAPVVVLMRGNDELNEVKLKNYLNCDFLRPAEDAEAVEYLGADFGSLGPVGVSNEIKIVADLDVEGMVNASVGANENGFHYINVNIERDYRVDEFVDLRLVKEGDLSPDGEGVLKFTRGIEIGHIFKLGTRYSESLGATVLDENGREVPIIMGSYGIGVSRLLSAIVEQNSDDNGIIWPRSIAPFDIHVVPVNMKKEAQAKLGAEITTLLEDAGYKVLLDDRKERPGVKFADADLIGLPARITVGKKADEGIVEIKLRKTGETLEVKVDELLNSINILLKEN, from the coding sequence ATGAAACAATCTAAAATGTTGATTCCAACTTTAAAAGAAGTCCCAAGTGATGCTGAGGCTAAAAGTCATCAGTTGATGCTTCGGGCTGGTTATATCAAACAAGTTACCGCTGGGGTATACGCCTATTTACCTTTAGCTTATCGGGTCTTACAAAATATCGAAGCGATCATTCGCAAAGAAATGGATAAGATCGATGCAGTCGAGATGCTCGTACCAGGTGTTTTACCTGCTGAACTCTGGGAAGAATCAGGGCGTTATAAAACTTACGGGGCTAACTTATTTAAGTTAAAAGATCGACATGAACGCGACTTTATCTTAGGACCGACTCACGAAGAAACATTTACAAAGATCATTAAAGATGCGATCAAAACTTATAAAAAGTTACCATTGACAGTTTATCAGATCCAAATGAAGTATCGCGATGAAAGTCGACCACGTTTTGGGCTTTTGCGAGGACGTGAATTTTTGATGCTTGATGACTACTCTTTCCATACTGACATGGATAGCTTAGATAAAACTTACCGTGATATGGATAAAGCTTACCAACAGATCTTTGAACAAGTAGGGCTTGATTTTCGTGGGATCATTGCTGATTCTGGAGCGATGGGTGGTAAAGACTCTAAAGAATTTATGGCGATCGCTCCGATCGGTGAAGATACTGTCGTTTATTCTGATTCAAGTGATTACGCGGCTAATTTAGAAATGGCTAAAAATCTACGGATCAATAAAAAATCACATGAAAGTGTCAAAGAGTTAGAAAAAGTTGCTACGCCAAATGCCAAAACGATCGATGAAGTAGCTGCCTTTCTTGGAAGTGAACCAGAGCAAGCGATCAAAACTTTAGTCTTTATCGCCGATGAAGCACCAGTCGTTGTTTTGATGCGCGGTAATGATGAATTGAATGAAGTCAAATTAAAGAACTATCTAAACTGTGACTTTTTACGTCCAGCTGAAGATGCTGAAGCAGTCGAATACTTAGGTGCTGATTTTGGATCGCTAGGACCAGTCGGAGTTTCTAACGAGATCAAGATCGTGGCTGATCTTGATGTTGAAGGAATGGTCAATGCAAGTGTTGGTGCTAATGAAAATGGCTTCCACTATATCAATGTCAATATTGAGCGTGATTATCGTGTCGATGAGTTTGTCGATCTACGTTTAGTCAAAGAAGGTGACCTTTCTCCAGATGGTGAAGGAGTGCTCAAATTTACACGTGGGATCGAGATCGGGCATATTTTCAAGTTAGGGACTCGCTATTCTGAAAGTTTAGGTGCAACTGTACTTGATGAAAACGGGCGCGAAGTTCCGATCATCATGGGTAGTTATGGGATCGGGGTTTCACGTTTACTTTCGGCGATCGTCGAACAAAATAGTGATGACAACGGGATCATCTGGCCACGCTCGATCGCACCATTTGATATCCACGTTGTACCAGTCAATATGAAAAAAGAAGCGCAAGCTAAGCTTGGTGCTGAGATCACGACATTGCTCGAAGATGCAGGTTATAAAGTTCTTTTAGATGATCGTAAAGAACGTCCTGGAGTAAAATTTGCAGATGCTGATTTGATCGGTCTACCAGCACGGATCACAGTCGGTAAAAAAGCTGATGAAGGGATCGTTGAGATCAAATTACGTAAAACAGGCGAAACATTAGAAGTAAAAGTGGACGAGTTATTAAATTCGATCAACATTTTACTCAAAGAAAATTAA